One region of Manduca sexta isolate Smith_Timp_Sample1 chromosome 25, JHU_Msex_v1.0, whole genome shotgun sequence genomic DNA includes:
- the LOC115441712 gene encoding uncharacterized protein LOC115441712 — MSDEPECQLRRRRSSANSTLPLSLDIGYQIEEGNPCEGTPSPSTLKKFPKRSSSSALLDFKNKQQSFDIQVEECEEEEIMIDSEDEEPGEDLAMGRERAVTPTPFQDFAANVIHTEGPHSTDFLRVKTLESDCYTDVSDADTDEEE; from the exons ATGTCTGATGAACCAGAATGTCAATTACGAAGAAGACGTTCGTCTGCAAATTCGACTCTGCCATTAAGTTTAGACATCGGCTACCAAATAGAAGAGGGCAATCCTTGCGAAGGAACTCCTTCGCCAAGCACATTGAAGAAGTTCCCTAAAAGATCATCGTCCTCGGCACTTCTGGATTTCAAAAACAAGCAGCAGTCGTTTGATATtcag GTAGAGGAATGCGAAGAAGAAGAAATTATGATAGACAGTGAAGACGAAGAGCCTGGTGAAGATCTTGCTATGGGCAGAGAACGAGCTGTCACACCGACGCCGTTTCAAGATTTTGCTGCTAATGTTATACATACTGAAG gaCCTCACTCCACCGACTTTTTAAGGGTGAAAACGCTTGAATCCGATTGCTACACCGATGTATCCGATGCCGACACCGACGAAgaagaataa
- the LOC115441711 gene encoding lipase member H-A, which translates to MKLLVLAAFIALCAGHVIPDVPGDESRFVEDDNRYVWMADDEGNQVLVDTQEPIDYEFIARNGANNQYWLFTRQNPTNRQVITNGNVNSIRNSNYRGNRPTKVIVHGWRNSGTTEMNPLITSAFLAVQDCNVIVVDWSRLASNINYNTAAAGVPSVGQFLGNFLVWLFNNGGGNWNQLHLVGFSLGAHVVGVAGRTAGGRPGRVTGLDPAGPGWPNNGNRLSRNAGRYVEAIHTNGRDLGIMNPSGDADFYPNGGRRQPGCGSTSCSHGRANEFFAASVRNNHLAGLRCADIREAENNNCRGSRFNMGNAIVGKSGSGLYAMTTRAAWPF; encoded by the exons ATGAAGCTATTGGTGCTTGCTGCCTTCATTGCGC TGTGTGCTGGCCACGTTATCCCCGATGTCCCAGGGGATGAGAGCCGCTTTGTGGAAGATGATAACCGCTATGTCTGGATGGCTGATGACGAGGGTAATCAAGTGCTCGTAGACACGCAAGAACCCATTGATTATGAGTTCATAGCTAGGAATGGTGCAAATAACCAATACTGGCTTTTCACAag GCAAAACCCTACAAATCGTCAAGTCATTACGAACGGCAATGTCAACTCTATCCGCAACTCCAACTATCGTGGCAACCGTCCCACAAAAGTAATCGTTCATGGATGGAGAAACAGTGGAACAACTGAAATGAATCCGCTCATCACGTCTGCGTTCCTCGCAGTTCAAGATTGCAACGTCATCGTGGTTGACTGGAGCCGCCTCGccagtaatataaattacaacactGCTGCAGCTGGTGTTCCTTCAGTTGGCCAATTCCTTGGCAACTTCTTGGTATGGCTCTTCAACAACGGCGGTGGTAACTGGAATCAACTGCACTTGGTCGGGTTCAGTTTGGGCGCTCACGTCGTCGGCGTCGCTGGCCGTACTGCCGGTGGAAGACCAGGACGTGTTACAG GATTAGATCCAGCTGGCCCTGGTTGGCCAAACAACGGAAATCGTCTCAGTAGAAATGCTGGGCGATATGTCGAGGCTATCCATACCAACGGTCGTGATCTTGGTATCATGAACCCATCTGGTGACGCTGACTTCTATCCCAATGGTGGTAGAAGACAACCTGGTTGCGGATCAACTTCCTGCTCTCACGGGCGCGCAAATGAATTCTTTGCTGCTTCTGTACGCAATAATCATCTAGCTGGGCTACGATGTGCTGATATCAGAGAAGCCGAGAATAACAATTGTCGCGGCAGTAGATTTAACATGGGAAATGCAATCGTAGGAAAATCAGG AAGCGGACTCTATGCTATGACGACACGCGCCGCTTGGCCTTTCTGA
- the LOC115441714 gene encoding pheromone-binding protein-related protein 6 gives MKFAVAIRCLMIINHFKLIIVRTITSKLTSSQPVNDSPLRIPIPRGLDFVYRSIIYTKKVNGILPYKKVVLNVISFDGTVYKRLASYASLQNNDICDNMQACLFLTLVLAVVGLNAHNVHLTDGQKEKANEHIAACIKETGIKPEVIAEAKKGHYSEDEAMKKFILCFFHKAGIVNADGKLNLDVAIAKLPPGVDKTEATKTLEGCKDNGGKDAADTAFAIFKCYKDATKTHVLF, from the exons atgaaatttg CTGTAGCCATTAGGTGTCTGATGATAATTAatcatttcaaattaataatagtaCGAACAATTACTTCTAAACTGACATCAAGCCAA CCTGTCAATGATTCTCCATTGAGGATACCTATTCCGCGAGGATTAGACTTCGTTTATAGgagtataatttatacaaaaaaagtcAATGGAATACTTCCTTACAAAAAAGTGGTCCTGAACGTGATTTCCTTCGATGGCACAGTATATAAGCGGCTAGCATCTTATGCGTCATTGCAAAATAACGATATTTGTGACAATATGCAGGCGTGTCTGTTTTTAACTTTGGTGCTTGCGGTTGTAGGGCTTAATGCTCAC AACGTTCACCTCACGGATGGACAAAAAGAAAAAGCAAACGAGCACATTGCCGCGTGTATCAAAGAAACCGGTATAAAACCTGAGGTAATAGCTGAAGCCAAGAAAGGACATTACTCCGAGGATGAGGCGATGAAGAAATTCATCCTATGTTTCTTTCACAAAGCCGGTATTGTTAACGCTGATGGCAAACTGAACTTGGATGTGGCTATTGCTAAGTTACCTCCTGGTGTAGATAAGACTGAAGCTACCAAGACTTTAGAGGGTTGTAAGGATAATGGAGGAAAAGATGCAGCTGACACCGCCTTCGCTATATTCAAATGTTACAAGGATGCTACTAAAACTCACGTGCTTTTCTAA
- the LOC115441693 gene encoding general odorant-binding protein 69a produces the protein MQSYLFLTLVLAVVGINADVVLLTDVQKEQSNANIAACIKESGVKPEILAEAKKGNYSEDEAMKKFLLCFFNKSGIMNADGKLNLDVALANLPPGVDKNEATKALEECQHKNGKDAADTAFTIFKCYSAATKTQVLF, from the exons ATGCAGTCGTATCTGTTTTTAACTTTGGTGCTAGCGGTTGTAGGGATTAACGCTGac gtCGTTCTTCTAACAGATGTACAGAAAGAACAATCAAATGCAAACATTGCCGCGTGCATCAAAGAGAGCGGCGTAAAGCCTGAGATACTAGCTGAAGCTAAGAAAGGGAATTACTCTGAAGATGAGGCGATGAAGAAATTCTTGCTGTGCTTCTTCAATAAATCCGGCATCATGAACGCTGATGGCAAATTGAACCTCGACGTAGCTCTTGCAAATCTACCTCCTGGAGTGGATAAGAATGAAGCTACCAAGGCATTGGAAGAATGTCAACATAAGAATGGAAAAGACGCTGCCGATACTGCCTTTACTATATTCAAATGTTACAGCGCGGCGACTAAGACTCAAGTACTATTTTGA
- the LOC115441706 gene encoding uncharacterized protein LOC115441706, giving the protein MKAAQNLFGIILFSVFAAAIAASTKKIFHLSPESGEKLVEGIIKCIAKLNFDPSLINLIKEGKYFEDERLIEAIICMNVDSGVGTADGRLKLDAVMERIFSNNAEIRKGLVRCEKEYDGTPVGNLRGTLTCLKETLPFKIRL; this is encoded by the exons ATGAAAGCAGCACAGAACTTGTttggaattattttgtttagtgtGTTTGCAGCAGCTATTGCGGCTTCGACTAAG AAAATATTCCATCTCTCACCAGAATCAGGAGAGAAACTTGTGGAGGGTATTATAAAATgcattgcaaaattaaattttgaccCCTCTTTAATTAATCTCATTAAAGAAGGGAAATACTTCGAAGACGAGAGACTTATTGAAGCAATCATCTGTATGAATGTAGATTCAGGCGTTGGCACCGCAGACGGAAGGCTTAAATTGGATGCTGTGATGGAGAGGATATTCTCAAACAACGCTGAAATACGAAAGGGACTTGTACGTTGCGAAAAAGAGTATGATGGAACTCCAGTAGGAAATTTAAGAGGAACACTAACATGCCTTAAAGAAACTCTACCTTTTAAAATTAGGTTGTAG
- the LOC115441689 gene encoding general odorant-binding protein 83a has product MHHCKLTIFVTTINMQSCLFLTLVIVVVGINADTVLLTDVQKEQSNANIAACIKESGVKPEILAEAKKGNYSEDEAMKKFLLCFFNKSGIMNADGKLNLDVALANLPPGVDKNEATKALEECQHKNGKDAADTAFTIFKCYSTATKTQVLF; this is encoded by the exons ATGCATCATTGCAAATTAACGATATTTGTAACAACAATCAATATGCAGTCGTGTCTGTTTTTAACTTTGGTGATTGTGGTTGTAGGGATTAATGCTGAT acCGTTCTCCTTACTGATGTACAGAAAGAACAATCAAATGCAAACATTGCCGCGTGCATCAAAGAGAGCGGCGTAAAGCCTGAGATACTAGCTGAAGCTAAAAAAGGGAATTACTCTGAAGATGAGGCGATGAAGAAATTCTTGCTGTGCTTCTTCAACAAATCTGGCATCATGAACGCTGATGGCAAATTGAACCTCGATGTAGCTCTTGCCAATCTGCCTCCTGGAGTGGATAAGAATGAAGCTACCAAGGCATTGGAGGAATGTCAACATAAGAATGGTAAAGACGCTGCCGATACTGCCTTTACTATATTCAAATGTTACAGCACAGCTACTAAGACTCAAGTACTGTTTTAA
- the LOC115441722 gene encoding uncharacterized protein LOC115441722: MKVTNGLFLVFLVSVLACGIAASPKKIYRIPPQASEKIVEEVLKCVQKMGLDSTVVNLLKEGKYTEDDRVIETLMCSNQNVGNVNGDGKVNIDKVMNDIFSNKPEIRSALVACEKDGGKSPLETFKNFILCFKEKVPVKVML; the protein is encoded by the exons aTGAAAGTAACTAATGGATTATTTTTGGTATTCTTAGTTAGTGTGCTTGCTTGTGGAATAGCAGCATCGCCTAAg aaaatatatcgCATCCCACCGCAGGCATCTGAGAAAATTGTAGAAGAGGTGTTAAAATGTGTTCAGAAGATGGGCCTGGATTCTACAGTAGTGAATCTGCTTAAAGAAGGAAAATACACCGAAGACGACAGAGTGATTGAAACATTAATGTGTTCGAACCAAAATGTTGGCAATGTGAATGGAGATGGTAAAGTTAATATCGATAAAGTAATGAATGATATTTTCTCAAACAAACCTGAAATCCGCTCGGCATTGGTTGCTTGTGAAAAGGATGGTGGTAAAAGTCCACTAGAAACATTTAAGAACTTTATATTATGCTTCAAAGAGAAGGTACCAGTGAAAGTAATGCTGTAA
- the LOC115441723 gene encoding uncharacterized protein LOC115441723: MYFKILVLCGILAVKNGICDERRAVSFVPEVADHITKTIKYCMVKYDNDPKIIELVRQGSYGVDEPFKKFIYCAYHKSGYANEDGHVLVDKVIKAFPKDANIEEVTKKCSMIKGDDAEDTTYQFFKCFELNAPIRLALE; this comes from the exons atgtactttaaaatattggttttatgtgGAATCCTTGCTGTCAAAAACGGCATTTGCGACGAAAGG AGAGCCGTGTCGTTTGTTCCTGAAGTAGCCGACCACATAACGAAAACTATCAAATACTGCATGGTTAAATATGACAACGACCCGAAGATTATCGAACTAGTTAGACAAGGCAGTTACGGTGTAGACGAGCCCTTCAAAAAATTCATTTACTGTGCCTATCATAAATCAGGGTATGCTAACGAAGATGGCCACGTTTTAGTTGATAAAGTGATTAAAGCTTTTCCTAAAGATGCTAACATTGAAGAAGTTACGAAAAAATGCAGTATGATAAAAGGAGACGACGCGGAAGATACAACGTATCAATTCTTCAAGTGCTTCGAACTGAATGCTCCCATTCGTCTGGCATTGGAATAA